A single region of the Gorilla gorilla gorilla isolate KB3781 chromosome 1, NHGRI_mGorGor1-v2.1_pri, whole genome shotgun sequence genome encodes:
- the LOC134758984 gene encoding collagen, type I, alpha 1a: MNKRFTVQERKTERSRIFGRERKAGRVWRGRGTPGVGGNRGASGSREAESRAGRGLRREHGALAAPRPRSLAFPAARAQRGRRSPDAVAGRGVQGALWPSGAGGRSGHPTLEASLRIPACRTSVVPPQPCAPGPAWRRSSGIRVAAAARAPMRLGGCRALAAVAAAAAATAAPTGVGGFAAAPGAAPVPSGGGFRLRDDPPGHAEAEAGAAREIHELHT; the protein is encoded by the exons AACGTTCACGTATCTTCGGGAGAGAACGAAAAGCTGGTCGGGTCTGGCGGGGGCGGGGAACGCCAGGGGTTGGTGGGAACAGAGGGGCTTCCGGTTCCCGGGAAGCGGAGTCCCGGGCCGGACGCGGGCTGCGCAGGGAGCACGGGGCCCTCGCCGCCCCCAGGCCGCGCTCCTTAGCGTTCCCTGCGGCTCGTGCCCAGCGCGGCCGCCGCAGTCCCGACGCCGTAGCCGGACGTGGGGTCCAGGGGGCGCTGTGGCCCAGCGGCGCCGGCGGCAGGAGCGGCCACCCGACGCTGGAGGCTTCGCTGAGGATCCCCGCCTGCCGCACCTCGGTCGTCCCGCCGCAGCCTTGCGCCCCCGGCCCGGCTTGGCGGCGCTCCTCCGGGATCCGCGTGGCTGCCGCGGCCCGGGCGCCGATGCGGCTGGGCGGGTGCCGGGCCTTAGCAGCAGTAGCAGCCGCAGCTGCGGCTACCGCAGCTCCTACAGGAGTGGGAGGTTTCGCGGCGGCGCCTGGGGCCGCGCCGGTGCCCTCCGGAGGAGGCTTTCGGCTCAGGGACGACCCCCCTGGCCATGCTGAAGCGGAGGCGGGCGCTGCTCGAG AGATTCATGAATTACACACATAA